The sequence CGCAGCCAGCATCGGCGGCAGCTTCGAGACGCTGAACGTGACCGATTCGGCGGCGGTTCGCACGCTGGCTCAGAAGCTCGGTGCTGTCGATATTCTGGTCAATAACGCGGGCATCGTTCGCAACGGTCCCGCCGAAACCACCTCCGACGAGGACTGGAAAGCCGTGCTGGGCGTGAACCTCGACGGAGTGTTCTGGTGCTGCCGCGAGTTCGGAAAACTCATGCTGGAAGCGGGGAAGGGTAGCATCGTCAGTACCGCCAGCATGAGCGGCCTGATATCCAATCACCCGCAGGCGCAGGCGTCGTACAACGCCAGCAAGGCGGCGGTGATTCATCTGACGCGCAGTCTGGCGGGCGAGTGGGCCGGGCGCGGCGTGCGTGTGAATGCGATTGCGCCGGGCTACACCGCGACCCCTCTCACGAAGATGGGCATGTCGAACGAAGACTGGAGCCGCGTCTGGCTGAGCGAAACCCCGATGGGCCGCGTGGCCGAGCCGCGTGAGATGGCGGCGGCGGTGCTGTATCTGGCCTCCGACGCTTCGAGCTTCGTGACCGGGCACACGCTGGTGGTGGACGGCGGCTATACCGCGTGGTGATCGCACCAGGGATGAGGTGGATATGACACAGGCAAGAACATCAAAGACCAGTCTGCTGAACGCCGTTCGCGATCTGAGCTGGGAAGAGCGCACCGTACCGGCTCCCGGCCCGTTCGAGGTGCGCGTGCAGGTGCAGCGCATCGGCGTAT is a genomic window of Deinococcus sp. KNUC1210 containing:
- a CDS encoding SDR family NAD(P)-dependent oxidoreductase, whose translation is MTQTPQTQNILDSFKLDGKTAVVTGAAQGIGFEIARGLAEAGANVVIADMNPAVGEAAAASIGGSFETLNVTDSAAVRTLAQKLGAVDILVNNAGIVRNGPAETTSDEDWKAVLGVNLDGVFWCCREFGKLMLEAGKGSIVSTASMSGLISNHPQAQASYNASKAAVIHLTRSLAGEWAGRGVRVNAIAPGYTATPLTKMGMSNEDWSRVWLSETPMGRVAEPREMAAAVLYLASDASSFVTGHTLVVDGGYTAW